The following coding sequences are from one Streptomyces sp. NBC_01232 window:
- a CDS encoding CHAT domain-containing protein, with translation MTGGPSRILVVQAASPHVHGSPDTGAEFREIQRSIDGSQYRHAVTLDSLQAARLVDLSDRLIKEVPAVLHFSGRGTPDRGGLRFLTDDGADAPVCDRGLGNLLAQFVDEGLRIVVLNACWTSELADLMAVAVPCVIGTAGPIGDQDCRTYSRTLYSSLAHGRSVGQSHAIAHATAEASGAHPDHLPGLRSSPGTIAEAVHLIGSEFRAPPPRDSVKPRGGAPSWLGIAKKWRL, from the coding sequence ATGACCGGCGGACCCTCCCGGATCCTCGTCGTCCAGGCGGCCTCGCCCCACGTGCACGGCTCCCCCGACACCGGCGCCGAGTTCCGGGAGATCCAGCGCAGCATCGACGGCTCCCAGTACCGGCACGCCGTCACCCTGGACAGCCTCCAGGCCGCCCGGCTCGTCGACCTGAGCGACCGGCTCATCAAGGAGGTGCCCGCCGTGCTGCACTTCTCCGGTCGCGGCACCCCCGACCGCGGCGGACTGCGGTTCCTCACCGACGACGGTGCGGACGCCCCGGTGTGCGACCGGGGGCTGGGCAACCTGCTGGCCCAGTTCGTCGACGAGGGGCTCCGGATCGTCGTGCTCAACGCCTGCTGGACCTCGGAGCTGGCCGATCTCATGGCCGTGGCCGTCCCGTGCGTGATCGGCACCGCCGGGCCCATCGGCGATCAGGACTGCCGTACGTACTCCCGTACGCTCTACAGCTCGCTCGCGCACGGGCGTTCCGTCGGCCAGTCGCACGCCATCGCCCACGCCACGGCCGAGGCTTCCGGGGCCCACCCGGACCATCTGCCCGGCTTGCGCAGCTCGCCCGGAACCATCGCCGAAGCGGTGCACCTCATCGGCTCCGAGTTCCGTGCCCCGCCGCCCCGCGACTCCGTCAAACCACGTGGCGGGGCGCCCAGCTGGCTGGGGATCGCCAAAAAGTGGCGCTTGTAA
- a CDS encoding GntR family transcriptional regulator, with amino-acid sequence MTPPVVHSLREQIREHIVEGIVSGRWKPGERIVERRIAVELEVSQTPVREALRELETLRLIESAPNKGVRVRNLSAADLEEIYPVRAGLEQIAAELAAPRLATDCSALEPHVAALWEADRTEDGTAQVRHTVGFHREMVRAAGNSVLLHTWESLGIEVFTALSIRWLGTVQKSYAEEHEALVEAFRRQDPEIGLLVKRHVLGCAPRA; translated from the coding sequence ATCACCCCACCCGTCGTGCACTCGCTGCGCGAGCAGATCCGCGAGCACATCGTGGAGGGGATCGTCAGCGGGCGCTGGAAGCCCGGTGAGCGGATCGTCGAGCGGCGGATCGCCGTCGAGCTGGAGGTCAGCCAGACCCCCGTGCGGGAGGCCCTGCGCGAGCTGGAGACCCTGCGGCTGATCGAGTCCGCGCCGAACAAGGGCGTGCGCGTGCGGAACCTGTCCGCGGCCGACCTGGAGGAGATCTATCCGGTCCGGGCCGGCCTGGAGCAGATCGCGGCCGAGCTGGCCGCGCCGCGGCTCGCGACCGACTGCTCGGCCCTGGAGCCGCACGTGGCGGCGTTGTGGGAGGCCGACCGGACCGAGGACGGGACCGCCCAGGTGCGGCACACCGTCGGGTTCCACCGGGAGATGGTGCGGGCGGCCGGGAACAGCGTGCTGCTGCACACCTGGGAGAGCCTGGGCATCGAGGTCTTCACGGCCCTGTCGATCCGCTGGCTGGGTACCGTCCAGAAGTCGTACGCCGAGGAGCACGAGGCGCTCGTCGAGGCCTTCCGCCGTCAGGATCCGGAGATCGGGCTGCTCGTGAAGCGGCATGTCCTGGGGTGCGCCCCGCGCGCTTGA
- the aceE gene encoding pyruvate dehydrogenase (acetyl-transferring), homodimeric type, whose protein sequence is MSDPVGKLPSELDQLPDRDTEETAEWAASLDAVAQAAGTRRAEYLLRRTLQHAEAAGLALPKLLETDYVNTIPTAAEPEFPGDEAMEARITAWNRWNAAAMVTRGSKYGVGGHIATFASAAWLYETGFQHFFRGKEADGSGDQLYIQGHASPGIYARAFLDGRVSEQQLDNFRQESGGNGLPSYPHPRRLPWLWEFPTVSMGLGPLSAIYQARFNRYLQNRSIKDTANSHVWAFLGDGEMDEPESTAALALASREQLDNLTFVINCNLQRLDGPVRANFRVVQELEAQFRGAGWNVIKSLWGSAWDELFQLDTTGALVRRLREVPDAQFQTYATRDVAYIRQHFFGANADLVQLAGVLTDAKIAECFHSSRGGHEPRKVYAAYKAALEHKGAPTVILAQTVKGYTLGAGFESKNANHQMKKLTIDEFKDMRDLLGLPIPDSAFADGQVPYGHPGANSPEVQYLNERRAALGGPAPARKVKHVALPAPADRSFAPLLKGSGKQEMATTMAFVRLVKDLMRDKETGKRWVPIVPDEARTFGMESLFPSAGIYSPLGQTYEPVDRDQLMYYKEAKDGQILNEGITEAGAMADFIAACTSYATHGEPMIPFYIFYSMFGWQRTADQMWQLADQLGKGFIVGATAGRTTLTGEGLQHADGHSHLIASTNPASLNYDPAFAYEIAVIVKDGLRRMYGETPEDVFYYLTVYNEPKVQPAMPEGVEEGILKGLYRFNTAADLAEAAPAADAPKVQLMASGTAIHWILEAQKLLAAEWNVAADVWSATSWGELRRDALECDEALLRGEVRTPFVTRALEGAAGPVLAVSDWMRQVPDQISQWVEQDYTSLGTDGFGLSDTREGARRHFGVDPQSIVVAALAQLARRGEVPASSVKEARERYGL, encoded by the coding sequence ATGTCCGACCCCGTAGGAAAGCTTCCGAGCGAGCTCGACCAGCTCCCGGATCGCGACACCGAGGAGACCGCCGAATGGGCGGCCTCCCTCGACGCCGTCGCACAGGCCGCCGGTACGCGCCGCGCCGAATACCTGCTCCGCCGCACGCTCCAGCACGCCGAGGCCGCCGGCCTCGCCCTGCCCAAGCTGCTGGAGACGGACTACGTCAACACCATCCCGACCGCCGCGGAGCCCGAGTTCCCCGGTGACGAGGCGATGGAAGCCAGGATCACCGCGTGGAACCGCTGGAACGCGGCCGCCATGGTGACCCGCGGTTCCAAGTACGGCGTCGGCGGCCACATCGCCACCTTCGCCTCCGCCGCGTGGCTCTACGAGACCGGCTTCCAGCACTTCTTCCGCGGGAAGGAGGCCGACGGATCGGGCGACCAGCTCTACATCCAGGGCCACGCCTCCCCCGGCATCTACGCCCGCGCCTTCCTCGACGGCCGGGTCTCCGAGCAGCAGCTCGACAACTTCCGCCAGGAGTCCGGCGGCAACGGCCTGCCGTCCTACCCGCACCCCCGGCGCCTGCCGTGGCTGTGGGAGTTCCCGACGGTGTCCATGGGCCTCGGCCCGCTGTCCGCGATCTACCAGGCGCGTTTCAACCGCTACCTGCAGAACCGCAGCATCAAGGACACCGCCAACTCGCACGTCTGGGCCTTCCTGGGCGACGGCGAGATGGACGAGCCCGAGTCGACCGCCGCCCTGGCCCTCGCCTCCCGCGAGCAGCTCGACAACCTGACCTTCGTCATCAACTGCAACCTGCAGCGCCTCGACGGTCCGGTCCGCGCCAACTTCCGCGTGGTCCAGGAGCTGGAGGCCCAGTTCCGCGGCGCCGGCTGGAACGTCATCAAGTCGCTGTGGGGCTCCGCCTGGGACGAGCTGTTCCAGCTCGACACCACGGGCGCCCTCGTACGCCGCCTGCGCGAGGTACCGGACGCGCAGTTCCAGACGTACGCGACCCGCGACGTGGCCTACATCCGCCAGCACTTCTTCGGCGCCAACGCCGACCTGGTGCAGCTGGCCGGCGTGCTCACCGACGCGAAGATCGCCGAGTGCTTCCACAGCTCCCGCGGCGGCCACGAGCCCCGCAAGGTCTACGCCGCGTACAAGGCCGCCCTGGAGCACAAGGGTGCGCCGACGGTCATCCTCGCGCAGACCGTCAAGGGCTACACGCTGGGTGCCGGGTTCGAGTCGAAGAACGCGAACCACCAGATGAAGAAGCTGACGATCGACGAGTTCAAGGACATGCGTGACCTCCTTGGCCTCCCGATCCCGGACAGCGCCTTCGCCGACGGCCAGGTCCCGTACGGCCACCCGGGCGCGAACAGCCCCGAGGTCCAGTACCTGAACGAGCGCCGCGCGGCGCTCGGCGGCCCCGCCCCGGCCCGCAAGGTCAAGCACGTGGCCCTGCCCGCCCCCGCGGACCGTTCCTTCGCCCCGCTGCTCAAGGGTTCCGGCAAGCAGGAGATGGCCACCACCATGGCCTTCGTCCGGCTCGTCAAGGACCTGATGCGGGACAAGGAGACCGGCAAGCGCTGGGTGCCGATCGTCCCCGACGAGGCCCGTACCTTCGGTATGGAGTCCCTCTTCCCGTCGGCCGGCATCTACTCGCCGCTGGGCCAGACGTACGAACCGGTCGACCGCGACCAGCTCATGTACTACAAGGAAGCCAAGGACGGCCAGATCCTCAACGAGGGGATCACCGAGGCCGGCGCCATGGCCGACTTCATCGCCGCCTGCACGTCGTACGCGACGCACGGCGAGCCGATGATCCCGTTCTACATCTTCTACTCGATGTTCGGCTGGCAGCGCACCGCCGACCAGATGTGGCAGCTCGCCGACCAGCTCGGCAAGGGCTTCATCGTCGGCGCCACCGCCGGTCGTACGACCCTGACCGGTGAGGGCCTGCAGCACGCGGACGGCCACTCGCACCTGATCGCGTCCACGAACCCGGCGTCGCTCAACTACGACCCGGCCTTCGCGTACGAGATCGCGGTGATCGTCAAGGACGGTCTGCGCCGGATGTACGGCGAGACGCCGGAAGACGTCTTCTACTACCTGACGGTCTACAACGAGCCGAAGGTGCAGCCCGCCATGCCGGAGGGCGTGGAAGAGGGCATCCTCAAGGGCCTCTACCGCTTCAACACGGCGGCGGACCTGGCGGAGGCGGCCCCGGCCGCCGACGCCCCCAAGGTCCAGCTGATGGCCTCGGGCACGGCGATCCACTGGATCCTGGAGGCCCAGAAGCTGCTGGCAGCCGAGTGGAACGTGGCCGCCGACGTCTGGTCCGCCACCTCCTGGGGCGAGCTGCGGCGCGACGCGCTGGAGTGCGACGAGGCGCTGCTGCGCGGCGAGGTGCGCACCCCGTTCGTCACCCGCGCGCTGGAGGGTGCCGCCGGCCCCGTCCTCGCGGTGTCCGACTGGATGCGCCAGGTCCCGGACCAGATCAGCCAGTGGGTGGAGCAGGACTACACCTCGCTCGGTACGGACGGCTTCGGCCTGTCCGACACCCGTGAGGGCGCCCGCCGCCACTTCGGTGTCGACCCCCAGTCGATCGTGGTGGCCGCGCTGGCCCAGCTCGCCCGCCGCGGCGAGGTACCCGCGTCCTCCGTCAAGGAGGCCCGGGAGCGCTACGGCCTGTAA
- a CDS encoding DUF4240 domain-containing protein encodes MDETEFWEIIDRTREAADGDPEEHAELLVERLAQLDPDSVLDFARHFESRYNRAYTWDLWGASWVLLDGASDDAFDYFRCWLIGQGREVFEGGVHDPDQLAELLGEFDEEIDGDGEELGYAADEAYEQLTGAVAPDLGIPLQAAEPEGAPLDFENEAVLAERYPRLWDRFRA; translated from the coding sequence ATGGACGAGACGGAGTTCTGGGAGATCATCGACCGTACCCGCGAGGCCGCCGACGGCGACCCCGAGGAACACGCCGAGCTGCTCGTGGAACGGCTCGCACAGCTCGACCCGGACTCCGTCCTGGACTTCGCCCGGCACTTCGAGTCCCGGTACAACCGGGCGTACACCTGGGACCTGTGGGGGGCCTCTTGGGTGCTGCTCGACGGGGCGAGCGACGACGCCTTCGACTACTTCCGCTGCTGGCTCATCGGGCAGGGGCGGGAGGTGTTCGAGGGCGGGGTGCACGATCCGGACCAGCTGGCGGAACTCCTGGGCGAGTTCGACGAGGAGATCGACGGGGACGGCGAGGAGCTGGGGTACGCGGCGGACGAGGCGTACGAGCAGCTGACCGGGGCGGTGGCGCCGGACCTGGGGATCCCGCTGCAGGCGGCGGAGCCGGAGGGCGCCCCGCTGGACTTCGAGAACGAAGCCGTGCTCGCGGAGCGCTACCCCCGGCTGTGGGACCGGTTCCGTGCTTGA
- a CDS encoding SDR family NAD(P)-dependent oxidoreductase: MNRYEGRRVLITGGGSGIGQATVHRILAEGGRVHTVDVSEAGLKATADRAAADGHAARLTTALLDISDENAVKEGVATAVAALGGIDVLVNAAGILRSAHTHRTTLDLWNQVIGVNLTGTFLMIREALPALLAGDRPAVVNFSSTSASFAHPYMSAYAASKGGIQSMTHALAAEYSKQGLRFVSVAPGSIESGMTTGNGPGLPEDTDWSLFTKLAPALGQGFAGPQTVAGVVAMLGSEDGAFITGTEIRIDGGTHY, from the coding sequence ATGAACCGTTACGAAGGACGTCGCGTCCTCATCACCGGCGGTGGCTCCGGCATCGGACAGGCCACCGTTCACCGCATCCTCGCCGAGGGCGGCCGGGTCCACACCGTGGACGTCAGCGAGGCCGGCCTGAAGGCCACCGCCGACCGCGCCGCCGCCGACGGGCACGCGGCCCGGCTCACCACCGCGCTCCTCGACATATCCGACGAGAACGCCGTCAAGGAGGGCGTGGCCACCGCGGTCGCTGCCCTCGGCGGGATCGACGTACTGGTCAACGCCGCCGGCATCCTGCGCTCGGCGCACACCCACCGGACCACGCTCGACCTCTGGAACCAGGTCATCGGGGTCAACCTGACCGGCACCTTCCTGATGATCCGCGAGGCCCTGCCGGCGCTGCTCGCGGGCGACCGGCCGGCCGTCGTGAACTTCAGCTCCACCTCGGCGTCCTTCGCCCACCCCTACATGTCCGCCTACGCGGCCAGCAAGGGCGGCATCCAGTCCATGACCCACGCGCTGGCCGCCGAGTACAGCAAGCAGGGCCTGCGCTTCGTCAGCGTCGCACCCGGCTCCATCGAAAGCGGCATGACCACCGGCAACGGCCCCGGCCTGCCGGAGGACACCGACTGGTCGCTCTTCACCAAGCTCGCCCCGGCCCTCGGCCAGGGCTTCGCCGGCCCGCAGACGGTCGCCGGCGTCGTCGCCATGCTGGGCTCCGAGGACGGGGCCTTCATCACCGGCACGGAGATCCGCATCGACGGCGGCACGCACTACTGA
- a CDS encoding TetR/AcrR family transcriptional regulator, whose product MRSPRPYAPQAGPGTQSLTERRKAATQLDIARAACELFAEHGPDGTTAEDIAHRAGVALRTFYRYFRNKQEAVAPLLAGGGDAWRALLAEEHPGTPLAEALERAVTRSLSGQQAVEEGLEVTRGLLRAAVDDQALRAVWYRVNQDSEEHLVPVITRLVGPEADPLEVRLLAAAATDAIRVTLELWSTTDAPVSGPGSPAELAVRCLRDLTGAMPLLLR is encoded by the coding sequence GTGAGATCCCCACGTCCGTACGCTCCCCAGGCCGGCCCCGGAACCCAGTCGCTGACCGAGCGCCGCAAGGCCGCCACCCAGCTCGACATCGCCCGCGCGGCCTGCGAGCTGTTCGCCGAACACGGCCCGGACGGCACCACCGCCGAGGACATCGCCCACCGCGCCGGGGTGGCACTGCGCACCTTCTACCGCTACTTCCGCAACAAGCAGGAGGCGGTGGCCCCGCTGCTGGCGGGCGGCGGCGACGCGTGGCGCGCCCTGCTCGCCGAGGAGCACCCCGGGACCCCGCTGGCCGAGGCGCTGGAGCGCGCGGTGACCCGGTCGCTGAGCGGACAGCAGGCGGTCGAGGAGGGCTTGGAGGTGACCCGCGGGCTGCTGCGCGCGGCGGTGGACGACCAGGCCCTGCGCGCGGTCTGGTACCGCGTGAACCAGGACTCCGAGGAGCATCTGGTCCCGGTGATCACCCGGCTGGTGGGCCCGGAGGCCGACCCGCTGGAAGTACGTCTGCTCGCCGCGGCGGCCACGGACGCGATCCGCGTCACGCTGGAGCTGTGGTCGACGACGGACGCCCCGGTCTCCGGTCCGGGCTCTCCCGCGGAACTCGCGGTCCGCTGCCTGCGCGACCTCACAGGAGCGATGCCCCTGCTCCTCCGGTAG
- the glnA gene encoding type I glutamate--ammonia ligase, with protein sequence MFQNADEVKQYIEENDVKFVDVRFCDLPGVMQHFTIPGRAFDPNEELAFDGSSIRGFQAIHESDMALRADISTARLDPFRKDKTLNINFFIHDPITGEAYSRDPRNIAKKAEAYLASTGIADTAYFGPEAEFYVFDSVRFATTANESFYHIDSEAGAWNTGSEENNRGYKVRYKGGYFPVAPVDHFADLRAEISLELDAQGLQVERQHHEVGTGGQAEINYKFNTLLAAADDLMLFKYIVKNVAWRNGKTATFMPKPIFGDNGSGMHVHQSLWANGDPLFYDEAGYAGLSDTARYYIGGILKHAPSLLAFTNPTVNSYHRLVPGFEAPVNMVYSQRNRSAAMRIPITGSNPKAKRVEFRAPDPSSNPYLAFAALLLAGLDGVKNKIEPMEPIDKDLYELSPDEHASVPQVPTSLEDVLKALEEDHEYLLAGGVFTPDLIETWIDYKRTHEIAPIAQRPHPHEFELYFDL encoded by the coding sequence ATGTTCCAGAACGCCGACGAAGTGAAGCAGTACATCGAGGAGAACGACGTCAAGTTCGTTGACGTCCGCTTCTGCGACCTGCCTGGTGTGATGCAGCACTTCACCATCCCGGGGCGCGCGTTCGACCCGAACGAGGAGCTCGCCTTCGACGGCTCCTCGATCCGCGGCTTCCAGGCGATCCACGAGTCCGACATGGCGCTGCGTGCCGACATCAGCACCGCGCGTCTGGACCCGTTCCGCAAGGACAAGACGCTCAACATCAACTTCTTCATCCACGACCCGATCACGGGCGAGGCCTACAGCCGCGACCCGCGCAACATCGCGAAGAAGGCCGAGGCGTACCTCGCCTCCACCGGCATCGCCGACACCGCGTACTTCGGCCCCGAGGCCGAGTTCTACGTGTTCGACAGCGTGCGCTTCGCGACCACCGCGAACGAGAGCTTCTACCACATCGACTCCGAGGCCGGAGCGTGGAACACCGGCTCCGAGGAGAACAACCGTGGTTACAAGGTCCGCTACAAGGGTGGTTACTTCCCCGTAGCCCCGGTCGACCACTTCGCCGACCTGCGCGCCGAGATCTCCCTCGAGCTGGACGCCCAGGGCCTCCAGGTCGAGCGTCAGCACCACGAGGTCGGCACCGGTGGCCAGGCCGAGATCAACTACAAGTTCAACACGCTGCTCGCCGCGGCCGACGACCTGATGCTCTTCAAGTACATCGTGAAGAACGTCGCCTGGCGCAACGGCAAGACCGCGACCTTCATGCCGAAGCCGATCTTCGGTGACAACGGCTCGGGCATGCACGTGCACCAGTCGCTGTGGGCGAACGGCGACCCGCTGTTCTACGACGAGGCCGGCTACGCGGGCCTGTCGGACACCGCGCGCTACTACATCGGCGGCATCCTCAAGCACGCCCCGTCGCTGCTGGCGTTCACCAACCCGACGGTGAACTCCTACCACCGCCTGGTTCCGGGCTTCGAGGCGCCGGTCAACATGGTGTACTCGCAGCGCAACCGCTCCGCCGCGATGCGCATCCCGATCACGGGCTCGAACCCGAAGGCCAAGCGCGTCGAGTTCCGCGCCCCGGACCCGTCGTCCAACCCGTACCTCGCCTTCGCGGCGCTGCTGCTCGCGGGCCTCGACGGCGTGAAGAACAAGATCGAGCCGATGGAGCCGATCGACAAGGACCTCTACGAGCTCTCGCCCGACGAGCACGCGAGCGTCCCGCAGGTCCCGACCAGCCTCGAGGACGTCCTCAAGGCCCTGGAGGAGGACCACGAGTACCTCCTGGCCGGCGGTGTCTTCACCCCCGACCTGATCGAGACCTGGATCGACTACAAGCGCACGCACGAGATCGCCCCGATCGCGCAGCGTCCGCACCCGCACGAGTTCGAGCTGTACTTCGACCTCTAA
- a CDS encoding RDD family protein has protein sequence MDNRQAIGSWLSGPRAAAEEMGVDFGYPGQRLGLPQQGPGSVARFGRRLGAVAIDWIGCQLIAYGLITGGNLAATGDWTLGLFLVLTILTVGTVGFTPGKRILGLRVISESGGRLGILRVVLRTLLLALVIPALIWDRDGRGLHDRLARAVQVRI, from the coding sequence GTGGACAACAGACAGGCAATCGGATCCTGGCTCTCCGGCCCCCGCGCGGCCGCCGAGGAGATGGGCGTCGACTTCGGCTATCCGGGCCAGCGGCTCGGCCTGCCGCAGCAGGGGCCCGGCTCGGTGGCACGGTTCGGGCGTCGGCTCGGAGCCGTCGCAATCGACTGGATCGGCTGCCAGCTGATTGCCTACGGGCTGATCACCGGCGGCAACCTGGCCGCGACGGGCGACTGGACCCTCGGGCTCTTCCTGGTTCTCACGATCCTGACGGTCGGCACCGTGGGCTTCACCCCCGGCAAGCGGATCCTGGGCCTCCGGGTGATTTCGGAGTCCGGCGGCCGCCTCGGCATCCTCCGCGTGGTCCTGCGCACGCTGCTGCTCGCCCTGGTCATCCCGGCGCTGATCTGGGACCGCGACGGCCGCGGCCTGCACGACCGGCTCGCCCGCGCCGTCCAGGTCCGCATCTAG
- a CDS encoding DUF4191 domain-containing protein, protein MARKSNAETAANPGRLKQIALTYKMTRKADPKVGLIVAGVGIITFGVFLAIGFLIDHEIYLGALGFLVAFLAMAIVFGRRAERAAFGQMEGQPGAAAAVLDNVGRGWTTTPAVAMTRQQDIVHRAVGKAGVVLIAEGNPNRVKPLLANEKKKLARIMPDVPVHDFIVGTGEGEVPLKKVRTTLLKLPRVLAGPQITQVNDKLRAMGDLMSNMPLPKGPMPKGMKMPRGGKMR, encoded by the coding sequence ATGGCGAGGAAGTCAAACGCAGAGACTGCTGCGAACCCCGGGCGACTGAAGCAGATCGCCCTGACGTACAAGATGACGCGCAAGGCGGACCCGAAGGTCGGTCTGATCGTCGCGGGCGTGGGAATCATCACCTTCGGTGTCTTTCTTGCGATCGGCTTCCTGATCGACCACGAGATCTACCTGGGCGCCCTGGGCTTCCTGGTGGCTTTCCTCGCGATGGCGATCGTCTTCGGGCGACGGGCCGAGCGGGCTGCCTTCGGGCAGATGGAGGGACAGCCGGGAGCGGCCGCGGCCGTACTGGACAACGTGGGACGGGGCTGGACGACCACCCCGGCCGTCGCGATGACCCGACAGCAGGACATCGTCCACCGGGCCGTCGGCAAGGCCGGCGTCGTGCTGATCGCCGAGGGCAACCCGAACCGCGTGAAGCCGCTGCTCGCGAACGAGAAGAAGAAGCTGGCCCGGATCATGCCGGACGTGCCGGTGCACGACTTCATCGTGGGCACGGGCGAGGGCGAGGTGCCGCTCAAGAAGGTGCGCACCACCCTGCTCAAGCTGCCGCGCGTGCTGGCCGGCCCGCAGATCACCCAGGTCAACGACAAGCTGCGCGCCATGGGTGACCTCATGAGCAACATGCCGCTGCCGAAGGGCCCCATGCCGAAGGGCATGAAGATGCCGCGCGGCGGAAAGATGCGCTGA
- a CDS encoding SCO2195 family GlnR-regulated protein gives MQAAPVRAIAIPTFSDAFRGIESLLMSGARRNAWTAVLEDRKRAKDRVETEHVLEAAATRTPQAT, from the coding sequence ATGCAGGCCGCGCCCGTACGCGCCATTGCCATCCCGACCTTCTCCGACGCCTTCCGGGGCATCGAGTCCCTGTTGATGAGCGGGGCCCGTCGCAACGCCTGGACGGCGGTCCTGGAGGACCGCAAGAGGGCCAAGGACCGGGTCGAAACCGAACACGTACTTGAGGCCGCGGCTACCCGAACCCCGCAGGCCACGTAA
- the lipA gene encoding lipoyl synthase, with amino-acid sequence MSAVAPDGRKMLRLEVRNAQTPIERKPEWIKTRAKMGPEYTKMQALVKGEGLHTVCQEAGCPNIYECWEDREATFLIGGDQCTRRCDFCQIDTGKPEALDRDEPRRVGESVVTMDLNYATITGVARDDLADGGAWLYAETVRQIHQQTAGREAGHTKVELLAPDFNAVPELLEEVFASRPEVFAHNVETVPRIFKRIRPGFRYERSLEVITKARAYGLVTKSNLILGMGEEREEVSQALKDLHEAGCELITITQYLRPSPRHHPVERWVKPAEFVELAKEAEEIGYSGVMSGPLVRSSYRAGRLYQQAMEKRSRV; translated from the coding sequence GTGTCCGCAGTCGCACCCGACGGACGCAAGATGCTGCGCCTGGAGGTCCGTAACGCCCAGACGCCCATCGAGCGCAAGCCCGAGTGGATCAAGACCCGGGCGAAGATGGGTCCCGAGTACACCAAGATGCAGGCCCTGGTGAAGGGCGAAGGACTGCACACGGTGTGCCAGGAAGCCGGTTGTCCGAACATCTACGAATGCTGGGAGGACCGCGAGGCCACCTTCCTCATCGGTGGTGACCAGTGCACCCGGCGCTGTGACTTCTGCCAGATCGACACGGGCAAGCCCGAGGCGCTGGACCGTGACGAGCCGCGGCGCGTCGGCGAGTCCGTGGTCACGATGGACCTGAACTACGCCACCATCACGGGCGTCGCGCGCGACGACCTGGCCGACGGCGGTGCCTGGCTGTACGCGGAGACCGTGCGCCAGATCCACCAGCAGACGGCGGGCCGTGAGGCCGGCCACACCAAGGTCGAGCTGCTGGCCCCCGACTTCAACGCGGTGCCGGAGCTGCTGGAGGAGGTCTTCGCCTCCCGCCCCGAGGTCTTCGCGCACAACGTCGAGACGGTGCCGCGGATCTTCAAGCGGATCCGCCCCGGCTTCCGCTACGAGCGCTCGCTCGAGGTGATCACCAAGGCCCGTGCCTACGGCCTGGTGACCAAGTCGAACCTGATCCTCGGCATGGGCGAGGAGCGCGAGGAGGTCTCGCAGGCCCTGAAGGACCTGCACGAGGCCGGCTGCGAGCTCATCACCATCACCCAGTACCTGCGCCCCTCGCCGCGGCACCACCCCGTCGAGCGCTGGGTGAAGCCGGCCGAGTTCGTGGAGCTGGCGAAGGAGGCCGAGGAGATCGGCTACTCCGGCGTGATGTCCGGCCCGCTGGTCCGGTCTTCGTATCGTGCGGGTCGCCTCTACCAGCAGGCGATGGAGAAGCGCAGCCGAGTCTGA
- the lipB gene encoding lipoyl(octanoyl) transferase LipB — translation MAELGFVHLGFGPDSVEYTVAWEEQRRVHAARFADEIEDTCLLLEHLPVYTAGRRTDPSERPLDGTPVVDVDRGGKITWHGPGQLVGYPIMKLPRPVDVVAHVRRLEDALIRTAAEFGLETTRVEGRSGVWVLGDPVEERPRLGGLSLEFDPRLHDEEFDARLNGPEYAPSNAGQRREDRKLAAIGIRVAKGVTMHGFAINVNPDSTWFDRIIPCGIRDAGVTSLSYELGREITIAEVLPVAERHLKDVLEHAELRPREIEPAVGA, via the coding sequence GTGGCTGAGCTGGGGTTTGTCCATCTGGGCTTCGGCCCGGATTCCGTCGAGTACACCGTGGCCTGGGAAGAACAGCGCAGGGTGCACGCGGCCCGCTTCGCGGACGAGATCGAGGACACCTGCCTGCTGCTGGAACACCTGCCGGTCTACACGGCGGGCCGGCGCACCGACCCCAGCGAGCGCCCGCTCGACGGAACCCCCGTCGTGGACGTGGACCGCGGCGGCAAGATCACCTGGCACGGCCCGGGCCAGCTGGTCGGCTACCCGATCATGAAGCTGCCCCGCCCGGTGGACGTGGTCGCGCACGTCCGCCGCCTGGAGGACGCCCTGATCCGCACCGCCGCCGAGTTCGGCCTGGAGACCACCCGGGTCGAGGGCCGCTCCGGGGTGTGGGTGCTCGGGGACCCGGTCGAGGAGCGTCCCAGGCTCGGCGGGCTGTCGCTGGAGTTCGACCCGCGGCTGCACGACGAGGAGTTCGACGCCCGTCTGAACGGCCCCGAGTACGCTCCGTCCAACGCCGGCCAGCGTCGCGAGGACCGCAAGCTCGCCGCCATCGGCATCCGGGTCGCCAAGGGCGTCACGATGCACGGCTTCGCGATCAACGTGAACCCGGACAGCACCTGGTTCGACCGGATCATCCCCTGCGGGATCCGGGACGCCGGTGTGACCTCGCTCTCGTACGAACTGGGCCGCGAGATCACCATCGCCGAGGTCCTGCCGGTCGCCGAACGGCACCTGAAGGACGTACTGGAGCACGCGGAGCTGCGGCCCCGCGAAATAGAGCCTGCCGTGGGCGCCTAG